The proteins below are encoded in one region of Rhizobium sp. TH2:
- a CDS encoding SDR family NAD(P)-dependent oxidoreductase — MKIAGSSAIVTGAGSGLGAATARLLAVLGARVHVFDRDLAAAEAVAAEIGGIAVAGDVTSEDDAAKVVNEAANAPDGLRILVNCAGIGTSGRVLSRNGPMPLADFERVIRVNLIGTFNMMRLAAARMAEAPEREDQSRGVIVNTASIAAFEGQVGQAAYAASKGGIVSMALPVAREFARFGIRVNTIAPGIFLTPLLHSLPQEAQESLVAVIPYPSRLGDPAEFADAVRFAIENNYLNGEVIRLDGATRMPPR, encoded by the coding sequence ATGAAGATCGCAGGATCGAGCGCCATCGTCACCGGGGCGGGCTCCGGCCTCGGAGCTGCGACCGCCCGGCTGCTAGCCGTGCTCGGCGCGCGGGTGCATGTCTTCGATCGCGACCTTGCGGCCGCAGAGGCGGTTGCGGCGGAGATCGGCGGCATTGCGGTTGCCGGCGACGTAACCTCGGAAGACGATGCGGCAAAAGTCGTGAATGAAGCAGCCAACGCGCCGGACGGGCTCCGGATCCTAGTGAATTGCGCCGGCATCGGCACTTCGGGCCGCGTGCTCTCAAGAAACGGCCCGATGCCGCTCGCAGATTTCGAGCGCGTTATCCGGGTCAACCTGATCGGCACGTTCAACATGATGCGGCTTGCGGCGGCGCGCATGGCCGAGGCGCCGGAACGCGAGGACCAGTCACGTGGCGTGATCGTCAACACCGCGTCGATCGCAGCCTTCGAGGGGCAAGTCGGCCAGGCAGCCTATGCGGCGTCCAAGGGCGGGATCGTCTCCATGGCGCTGCCGGTCGCGCGAGAATTCGCGCGTTTCGGTATCCGCGTCAACACGATTGCTCCCGGCATCTTCCTCACGCCGCTGCTCCATTCGCTGCCGCAGGAGGCGCAGGAAAGCCTCGTCGCCGTCATTCCCTATCCGTCCCGGCTCGGCGATCCGGCGGAATTCGCCGATGCGGTCCGGTTTGCGATCGAAAACAACTATCTGAATGGCGAAGTGATCCGGCTGGATGGCGCCACTCGCATGCCGCCCCGCTAG
- a CDS encoding feruloyl-CoA synthase, which produces MTERRIQEVKLWSPRLEWERRPDGTIVVWRQDALGPYPRCINERFVHWAESDPDRVWMAARNDDGGWRKVTYGQALDMIRRIGQALLDLGLSVERPLMILSENAIEHALMALGAQHVGIPSAAVTPAYATADPGFGKLKDIVRQMTPGAVFTEDGLAFGTAIEAAFDVDLPVVSVRNPSPTLRMSIAFETLLKTEAGPDVERAFLAVGPDTVAKFLFTSGTTGAPKAVTQTQRMLCSNQEMVADCYAFFRDEPPVIVDWAPWNHTASGNKVFNLVIFNGGTFYLDRGKPTPSLIGETIANLREVSPSWYFNVPAGYEMLVDAMRRDTALRDSFFRDLKILMYAGASMAQHTWDALLELSEQVTGGQVLISSGLGSTETGPFSLFCTEPQERPGNIGIPAQGITLKLVPIEDKYELRLKGPNITPGYWRDPKLTAEAFDEEGFYMIGDAVRLAIPGDPTGGFYFEGRTAENFKLQTGTWVSVGKLRAELVDQFGGLIRDVVITGEDRAELGALAIPVVKALRDAIDAGDEISDTDVLSHPGVRTLLAARLAEHQRRASGSSTRVMRLMLLREPPRLDKGEITDKGSLNQRAVRAHRADLIEALHAGAPDVILASKEVAA; this is translated from the coding sequence ATGACGGAGAGACGTATTCAGGAGGTCAAGCTCTGGTCGCCACGGCTTGAATGGGAACGCCGTCCCGACGGTACCATCGTGGTATGGCGGCAGGACGCACTCGGGCCCTATCCGCGTTGCATCAATGAGCGTTTCGTGCATTGGGCCGAGAGTGATCCGGATCGCGTCTGGATGGCGGCGCGCAATGATGACGGCGGCTGGCGGAAGGTTACCTACGGCCAGGCGCTCGACATGATCCGCCGTATTGGACAGGCGCTTCTGGATCTCGGCCTTTCGGTCGAGCGGCCACTGATGATCCTGTCGGAGAACGCGATCGAACATGCTTTGATGGCACTCGGTGCGCAGCATGTCGGCATTCCCTCGGCGGCCGTTACGCCGGCCTATGCGACGGCTGATCCTGGCTTCGGAAAGCTCAAGGATATAGTACGGCAGATGACGCCGGGTGCCGTCTTCACGGAGGACGGTCTGGCCTTTGGCACCGCCATCGAGGCTGCCTTCGATGTGGACCTGCCCGTGGTATCGGTTCGCAATCCCTCGCCCACGCTGCGCATGTCGATCGCGTTCGAGACTCTTCTGAAGACCGAAGCTGGTCCCGATGTCGAGCGCGCATTCCTCGCCGTCGGTCCGGATACGGTGGCGAAATTCCTCTTCACCTCGGGCACGACAGGCGCGCCCAAGGCGGTGACGCAGACCCAGCGGATGTTGTGCTCCAACCAGGAAATGGTCGCTGACTGCTACGCATTCTTCCGCGACGAGCCGCCCGTCATCGTCGATTGGGCGCCGTGGAACCACACCGCCAGCGGCAACAAAGTATTCAACCTCGTCATCTTCAACGGCGGCACATTCTATCTGGATCGTGGCAAGCCGACGCCATCGCTGATCGGCGAGACCATCGCCAACCTGCGCGAGGTCTCTCCCAGCTGGTATTTCAACGTGCCGGCCGGATACGAGATGCTGGTGGACGCCATGCGCCGGGACACGGCGCTGCGCGACAGCTTTTTCCGCGATCTCAAGATCCTGATGTATGCGGGCGCCAGCATGGCCCAGCACACCTGGGATGCGCTTCTTGAGCTTTCAGAGCAGGTGACGGGCGGCCAAGTGCTGATCAGTTCCGGGCTCGGATCGACCGAAACCGGACCCTTCTCGCTGTTCTGCACCGAGCCGCAGGAAAGACCCGGCAATATTGGCATTCCCGCGCAGGGAATCACGCTCAAGCTTGTGCCCATCGAGGACAAGTACGAACTCAGGCTGAAGGGGCCGAACATCACGCCCGGCTATTGGCGCGATCCCAAGCTCACAGCCGAAGCCTTCGACGAGGAAGGCTTCTACATGATCGGCGACGCGGTGCGGCTGGCCATCCCCGGCGATCCCACTGGGGGTTTCTACTTCGAAGGCCGGACAGCGGAGAACTTCAAGCTCCAGACGGGAACCTGGGTTTCGGTCGGCAAGCTCAGGGCCGAACTCGTCGACCAGTTCGGCGGGCTGATCCGCGATGTCGTGATCACCGGCGAGGACCGGGCGGAACTCGGCGCACTCGCGATACCTGTCGTCAAGGCGCTGCGCGATGCCATCGACGCCGGGGACGAGATCTCGGACACGGATGTGCTGTCCCATCCCGGAGTAAGGACACTTCTGGCCGCGCGGCTTGCCGAACACCAGCGCCGCGCGAGCGGATCATCGACACGCGTGATGCGCCTGATGCTTCTGCGCGAACCGCCGCGGCTCGACAAGGGTGAGATCACCGACAAGGGCTCGCTCAATCAACGCGCGGTGCGGGCTCATCGCGCTGATCTGATCGAGGCGCTCCATGCCGGCGCGCCCGATGTCATCCTGGCCAGCAAGGAGGTCGCAGCATGA
- a CDS encoding crotonase/enoyl-CoA hydratase family protein has protein sequence MSEGAAPNFVTYELVGEIAHVGLNRPEKRNAISDTFVEAIAQAVARAEREAKAAVLFGHGKHFCAGLDLGEHVKKSAIEGVRGSRRWHAVFSSIEHGTIPWISALHGAVVGGGLELAASTHIRVADETAFFALPEGQRGIFVGGGGSVRVARLMGVARMTDLMLTGRVVAAGEAERWNLVQYVVPAGDALKKAHELAVATSTNAALSNYAVINALPRIQDMAKEDGLFVESFISSFTATSPEAEERLTAFLEKRAARLKAPGEI, from the coding sequence ATGAGTGAAGGCGCGGCACCGAATTTCGTAACCTATGAGCTCGTGGGCGAGATTGCCCATGTCGGCCTCAACCGGCCGGAGAAGCGGAATGCGATCAGCGACACCTTCGTCGAGGCCATTGCCCAAGCTGTGGCGCGCGCCGAGCGTGAGGCGAAAGCGGCAGTGCTCTTCGGTCATGGCAAGCATTTCTGCGCCGGTCTTGACCTCGGCGAGCACGTGAAGAAATCGGCCATCGAAGGCGTGCGCGGTTCGCGCCGCTGGCATGCGGTCTTCTCCAGTATTGAACATGGCACCATCCCTTGGATCTCGGCGCTGCATGGCGCTGTTGTCGGCGGCGGGCTCGAACTTGCCGCGTCCACTCATATTCGCGTGGCCGACGAAACAGCCTTTTTCGCCCTTCCAGAGGGCCAGCGCGGCATCTTCGTTGGCGGCGGCGGTTCGGTCCGTGTCGCCCGCCTGATGGGTGTCGCCCGCATGACCGACCTCATGCTGACCGGCCGGGTCGTGGCTGCGGGAGAGGCAGAACGCTGGAACCTCGTTCAATACGTGGTGCCGGCGGGTGACGCGCTTAAGAAGGCGCATGAACTGGCCGTCGCGACCTCAACCAATGCGGCTCTCTCCAATTATGCCGTGATCAATGCGCTGCCGCGGATCCAGGACATGGCAAAGGAGGATGGCCTCTTCGTCGAATCCTTCATCTCCTCCTTCACTGCCACCAGCCCGGAGGCGGAAGAGCGACTTACGGCTTTCCTCGAAAAACGAGCCGCCCGCCTTAAGGCGCCGGGCGAGATCTGA
- a CDS encoding MarR family winged helix-turn-helix transcriptional regulator, producing MDAAVRHLDQVKLGPLAGSVGFLLRLAQLRAFDDFFSDHGPQGLKPGEFSVLWVIARNPGIRQSVLGQRLMIKRAHMTKLIRAMEDASFVARRIPDSDRRAVELTLTPSGESEVDKASALFFEYEQRTGAPLDDREQAMLVALLKKYVGLDEEASG from the coding sequence ATGGACGCTGCGGTACGCCATCTCGATCAGGTGAAACTCGGCCCGCTCGCCGGCTCCGTCGGTTTTTTGCTGCGGCTGGCGCAGTTGCGCGCCTTCGATGACTTCTTTTCCGATCATGGCCCGCAAGGTCTGAAGCCCGGTGAATTCTCCGTTCTCTGGGTCATCGCCCGGAACCCCGGCATCCGTCAGAGCGTGCTCGGCCAGCGGTTGATGATCAAGCGCGCGCACATGACCAAGTTGATTCGCGCCATGGAAGATGCCTCCTTCGTCGCGCGCCGAATACCGGATTCCGACCGCCGCGCCGTGGAACTGACGCTGACGCCGTCAGGCGAGAGCGAAGTCGACAAGGCGAGCGCCCTGTTCTTCGAGTATGAACAGAGAACCGGCGCGCCGCTCGACGACCGGGAGCAGGCGATGCTGGTCGCGCTTCTCAAGAAATATGTCGGACTGGACGAGGAGGCCAGCGGATGA
- a CDS encoding amidohydrolase family protein has product MNIDELVAIDFHTHAEEPCGCQRDDGYHEFQAGMARYFRNPAGAQGMLPTVQETAAYYRERKIACVIFPVDAERETGFRRYENEEVAKIAAENADIMIPFASIDPAKGKMGAREARRLVRDFGIKGFKFHPTMQAFYPNDRDAYVLYEAIAEEGAITLFHTGQTGVGAGMRGGMNMRLKYSNPIHLDDVAAEFPDMPIILAHPSFPWQEEALAVATHKPNVYIDMSGWSPKYFPSILIQYANTMLKHKMLFGSDWPAITPDRWLKDFETIGIRDEVRPLILKENARKLLKL; this is encoded by the coding sequence ATGAACATCGACGAACTTGTTGCCATCGATTTCCACACCCATGCCGAGGAGCCTTGCGGCTGCCAGCGCGACGACGGCTATCACGAATTTCAGGCCGGCATGGCCAGATATTTCAGGAACCCCGCCGGCGCCCAGGGCATGTTGCCGACGGTCCAGGAGACGGCCGCCTATTATCGCGAGCGGAAGATCGCCTGCGTCATCTTCCCCGTCGATGCCGAACGCGAGACCGGCTTTCGCCGTTACGAGAACGAAGAGGTGGCCAAGATCGCGGCCGAAAATGCCGACATCATGATCCCCTTTGCCTCGATCGACCCGGCCAAAGGCAAGATGGGCGCCCGTGAGGCGCGCCGCCTGGTGCGCGATTTTGGCATCAAGGGTTTCAAGTTTCACCCGACGATGCAGGCCTTCTATCCCAACGACCGCGACGCCTATGTTCTTTACGAGGCCATCGCCGAGGAAGGTGCGATCACGCTCTTCCATACCGGCCAGACCGGCGTCGGCGCCGGCATGCGCGGCGGCATGAACATGCGGCTCAAATATTCCAATCCCATCCATCTCGACGATGTCGCGGCCGAATTCCCGGACATGCCGATCATCCTGGCGCACCCCTCCTTCCCGTGGCAGGAAGAGGCGCTGGCGGTCGCGACACACAAGCCGAATGTCTATATCGACATGTCTGGCTGGTCGCCGAAATATTTCCCGTCAATCCTCATCCAATATGCGAACACGATGCTGAAGCACAAGATGCTGTTCGGCTCCGACTGGCCGGCAATCACGCCGGACCGCTGGCTCAAGGATTTCGAGACGATCGGCATCCGCGACGAGGTCCGCCCGCTCATCCTCAAGGAAAATGCACGGAAGCTGCTGAAACTCTGA
- a CDS encoding HigA family addiction module antitoxin, protein MIKLNLAPVHVGGIIDDRIAVLNLNKSDAAKIIGVRRATLSDLVNERKGLTAEMAIRLEKPLA, encoded by the coding sequence ATGATCAAGCTCAATCTGGCCCCAGTGCATGTCGGTGGTATCATCGATGATAGGATAGCCGTCTTGAATCTGAACAAGAGCGACGCCGCAAAAATTATTGGCGTCCGCCGCGCGACCCTGTCGGATTTGGTGAATGAACGGAAAGGACTTACAGCGGAAATGGCGATCCGGCTGGAAAAGCCTTTGGCGTGA
- a CDS encoding branched-chain amino acid ABC transporter permease, translating to MLDALVQGILLGGYYAILAAGLSLMFGVIRFINLAHGDLAVLGAYVVLLLVERFQMPVGYAILIMVPVLAVLGYLLQALLFARTMRGGFLLPLLTTFGLGAVLQNGIYGAFSSDAKSLGNYIGNLSWSSWNLPFGLTVGKLPVLTFAAAVLLLAVLQLVLSYTRLGRAIRATSSDLEAAELSGIEAKRIQRAAVAIAVALAGLAGAALAMRSLISPYAGPAQLIFAFEAVVIGGIGSLWGTLIGGIVLGIAQSLGAIVSPQLFQLAGHLVFLAVLALRFQGVNLSGFRAILTGGR from the coding sequence ATGCTCGACGCGCTTGTTCAAGGAATTCTGCTCGGTGGCTACTATGCCATTCTCGCCGCCGGCCTCTCGCTGATGTTCGGCGTCATCCGCTTCATCAACCTGGCTCATGGCGACCTTGCCGTGCTCGGCGCATATGTCGTGCTGCTTCTCGTCGAGCGCTTCCAGATGCCGGTCGGCTACGCGATCCTGATCATGGTGCCGGTGCTGGCGGTGCTGGGCTATCTACTCCAGGCATTGCTCTTCGCCCGCACCATGCGCGGCGGCTTCCTGTTGCCCCTGCTCACCACATTCGGGCTCGGCGCCGTGCTCCAGAATGGGATCTATGGCGCCTTCTCATCCGATGCGAAATCGCTCGGAAACTATATCGGCAACCTCTCCTGGTCCTCCTGGAATCTTCCCTTCGGCCTCACGGTCGGCAAGCTTCCCGTCCTGACCTTCGCCGCAGCGGTCCTGCTGCTCGCCGTGCTGCAGCTGGTTCTGAGCTACACCAGGCTCGGCCGCGCGATCCGCGCCACGTCCTCCGACCTCGAGGCGGCGGAGCTTTCCGGCATCGAGGCCAAGCGTATCCAGCGCGCCGCGGTTGCGATCGCGGTGGCGCTGGCGGGGCTTGCCGGGGCGGCGCTCGCCATGCGTTCGCTGATCAGTCCCTATGCCGGACCGGCGCAGTTGATCTTCGCCTTCGAGGCGGTGGTGATCGGTGGCATCGGCTCGCTCTGGGGCACGTTGATCGGCGGCATCGTGCTCGGAATTGCCCAGAGCCTCGGCGCAATCGTCTCGCCGCAGCTCTTCCAGCTGGCCGGACATCTGGTGTTCCTCGCGGTTCTCGCGCTGCGATTTCAGGGCGTCAATCTCTCCGGCTTTCGTGCAATTCTGACAGGAGGCCGCTGA
- a CDS encoding ABC transporter ATP-binding protein, with the protein MLEVENVVARHGLLTAVRDVSLNVKKGEVLAIIGANGAGKTTLFRSITGVHTNMTGRIRLGGTDISVWSPAKRVAAGLAMVPEGRRLFLDMTVRENLQVAGENGRKGRWNLERVLSVLPSLRQILNSLAGNLSGGQRQAVAIGRALMTSPDVVLLDEVSLGLSPIAVGGLYGSLEALKKEGETTMVIVEQDLVRATAFADRIICLLEGRVVLEGRAAELSHDQITSAYFGLVTIAGAEVH; encoded by the coding sequence ATGTTGGAGGTCGAAAACGTGGTGGCGCGGCACGGCCTGCTGACGGCCGTCAGGGACGTGTCGTTGAACGTGAAGAAGGGCGAGGTGCTCGCCATTATCGGCGCGAATGGAGCCGGCAAGACGACACTGTTCCGCTCCATTACCGGCGTTCACACCAACATGACGGGGCGTATCCGGCTGGGCGGGACCGATATCAGCGTCTGGTCGCCGGCGAAGCGCGTGGCGGCCGGGCTCGCCATGGTGCCGGAGGGCCGTCGGCTCTTTCTCGACATGACGGTTCGCGAAAACCTGCAGGTCGCCGGCGAGAATGGCCGCAAAGGTCGCTGGAACCTCGAACGGGTGTTGTCCGTATTGCCGTCACTCCGCCAGATCCTCAATTCCCTTGCCGGCAATCTCTCGGGCGGCCAGCGCCAGGCCGTCGCCATCGGCCGTGCGCTGATGACGAGTCCGGATGTCGTCCTGCTTGACGAAGTGTCGCTCGGGCTTTCGCCGATCGCGGTCGGTGGGCTCTATGGATCGCTGGAAGCGCTGAAGAAGGAAGGTGAGACCACGATGGTCATCGTCGAACAGGACCTGGTGCGGGCAACTGCCTTCGCCGACCGCATCATCTGCCTTCTGGAAGGGCGTGTCGTGCTCGAAGGCAGGGCGGCCGAACTCAGCCATGACCAGATCACCAGCGCCTATTTCGGGCTGGTGACCATCGCCGGCGCGGAGGTACATTGA
- a CDS encoding ABC transporter ATP-binding protein, protein MAEILSGSGINKTFGSFPVLKDVSFTLSEGEALGIVGPNGAGKTTLFSVVAGSLVPSSGTVMFSGADVTKADAASRCRAGIGRTHQVPRPFLGMSVFENALVAAQHGSGRVGEEAGNLAAEALERSGLLQFANRPAATLGLLDRKRLELARALATGPKVLLLDEIGGGLTEAELGILVSLISGLKSSGITIVWIEHILHALLKVIDRLICMNAGQVIAEGDPRAVMADRAVVGAYLGGVQ, encoded by the coding sequence ATGGCGGAAATTCTTTCAGGCAGCGGCATCAACAAGACTTTCGGCTCGTTCCCGGTGCTGAAGGACGTGAGTTTCACGCTTTCGGAAGGGGAGGCACTGGGGATTGTCGGGCCCAATGGCGCCGGCAAGACGACCTTGTTCTCCGTCGTTGCAGGGTCGCTCGTGCCGTCATCCGGCACGGTGATGTTCTCCGGCGCCGACGTGACCAAGGCGGATGCCGCGAGCCGCTGCCGCGCCGGCATCGGACGGACCCATCAGGTGCCGCGTCCCTTTCTCGGCATGAGCGTGTTCGAAAACGCGCTTGTGGCTGCCCAGCATGGCTCCGGGCGTGTCGGGGAGGAGGCGGGAAATCTCGCAGCCGAAGCACTCGAGCGGAGCGGGCTGCTGCAGTTTGCCAACCGGCCCGCCGCGACGCTCGGCCTGCTCGACCGCAAGCGGCTTGAGCTTGCCCGCGCGCTTGCGACCGGGCCGAAGGTGCTGCTGCTCGACGAAATCGGCGGTGGCCTGACCGAGGCGGAACTCGGCATCCTTGTCTCGCTGATTTCGGGCCTCAAGTCATCGGGCATCACCATTGTCTGGATCGAACACATCCTGCACGCACTGCTCAAGGTGATCGACCGGTTGATCTGCATGAATGCCGGTCAAGTGATCGCGGAAGGAGACCCGCGCGCGGTCATGGCGGATCGGGCGGTGGTCGGCGCCTATCTCGGGGGAGTACAATAA
- a CDS encoding ABC transporter substrate-binding protein — translation MGKHFDITRRGLLRATGSVAGGAAAAFAMPATIRKAFASGGETINIGWVNARSGPLSAFSEADEYVLGLVNEALKDGIEVGGKKYAVNFILKDTQSDPVNASKVSKELISSDGVDIMMTSSTPETVNPVADTCEAAGTPCLSTVAPWEAIYYGRGAKPGEPSPYKWTFHFSFGANDFAALYADQWSKVETNKKVGLLLPNDADGNAIRGVMIPALQEAGFEVTDAGRYENGVTDFSAQIATLEDAGIEIFNTFPFPPDFPVFWRQAAQKGLAQQIKIVQVAKAGLFEPEMEALGDLGNGVASGAYWHKAFPFVSPVTGKTCAELADGFEAATDKPWSQQVGAQMALFDATIAALKASGNPKDKAAVAQAISTLNVETATGVVDFTNGPAPSMAATGLVGTQWLKDESGKFPFKLEVTSNFLIDRVPITAPLKPYTLG, via the coding sequence ATGGGCAAGCATTTCGATATCACGCGCCGCGGTCTGCTGCGCGCCACGGGCAGCGTCGCGGGAGGCGCCGCTGCCGCATTCGCCATGCCGGCGACCATCCGCAAGGCTTTCGCTTCGGGTGGCGAGACGATCAATATCGGCTGGGTCAATGCGCGCTCCGGGCCGCTCAGCGCGTTCTCGGAGGCGGACGAATATGTGCTCGGCCTGGTCAATGAGGCGCTGAAGGATGGGATCGAGGTCGGCGGCAAGAAATATGCCGTCAACTTCATCCTCAAGGACACGCAGTCCGATCCGGTGAACGCCTCGAAGGTGTCGAAGGAGCTCATTTCCTCCGACGGTGTCGATATCATGATGACATCCTCGACGCCGGAGACGGTCAATCCCGTCGCCGATACCTGCGAGGCCGCCGGCACGCCCTGCCTCTCGACAGTTGCCCCCTGGGAGGCGATCTATTATGGACGCGGCGCCAAGCCGGGCGAACCGTCGCCCTACAAGTGGACCTTTCACTTCTCCTTCGGTGCGAACGATTTTGCGGCGCTCTATGCCGACCAATGGTCGAAGGTCGAGACCAACAAGAAGGTCGGCCTGTTGCTGCCGAACGACGCCGATGGCAACGCGATCCGAGGCGTGATGATCCCTGCACTGCAGGAAGCCGGCTTCGAGGTGACCGACGCCGGACGCTATGAGAACGGCGTTACCGACTTCTCGGCACAGATCGCCACGCTGGAGGATGCGGGCATCGAGATTTTTAACACCTTTCCGTTCCCGCCCGATTTCCCCGTTTTCTGGCGCCAGGCGGCGCAGAAGGGTTTGGCGCAACAGATCAAGATCGTGCAGGTCGCCAAGGCCGGGCTGTTCGAGCCCGAAATGGAAGCGCTCGGGGATCTGGGCAACGGCGTGGCATCGGGCGCCTATTGGCACAAGGCGTTTCCCTTCGTCTCGCCGGTCACCGGAAAGACCTGCGCCGAACTCGCTGATGGTTTCGAGGCGGCCACCGACAAGCCCTGGAGCCAGCAGGTCGGCGCCCAGATGGCGCTGTTCGATGCGACGATCGCGGCGCTGAAGGCATCCGGCAATCCCAAGGACAAGGCGGCGGTGGCCCAGGCTATCTCGACGCTGAATGTCGAAACCGCCACCGGCGTGGTCGATTTCACCAACGGTCCCGCGCCCAGCATGGCCGCGACCGGGCTCGTCGGCACGCAATGGCTGAAGGACGAGAGCGGCAAGTTCCCGTTCAAGCTCGAAGTGACGTCCAATTTTCTGATCGACCGCGTGCCGATCACCGCGCCGCTCAAGCCCTACACGCTTGGCTGA
- a CDS encoding alpha/beta hydrolase — MSKEQLDFILDISAQNPPPENATPDVMRAWFEGINAQTPIADGSMIERVSAGPCGGDLIRRNETDEHRLVIYYHGGGFFFGSGRSHRVIATNLARTSGAAVIAADYRLAPEDPAPAAHDDALAVYKWALAQGYDPAAIALTGDSAGGNLALSVAVRAKKEGLPQPGALVLMSPALDLASVGDSHHSVTDAPLLTPQLMALFNIVYVGTGDRKSELVTPFYSDFTGLPPTLVQVGSWEILRDDSVTVVERLRAAGVSTELKIFDGMVHSWQLFAPMLDEGMQSIEEAGGFLRNHLRSGMERRVAV; from the coding sequence ATGTCGAAAGAACAACTCGATTTCATTCTCGATATCAGTGCGCAGAACCCACCGCCCGAGAACGCCACGCCTGACGTGATGCGGGCGTGGTTCGAGGGCATCAATGCGCAGACGCCGATCGCCGACGGTTCGATGATCGAACGGGTTTCGGCCGGGCCCTGCGGCGGCGACCTGATCCGCCGGAATGAGACCGACGAGCACAGGCTGGTCATCTACTATCACGGCGGCGGCTTCTTCTTCGGCTCCGGCCGATCGCATCGGGTGATCGCCACCAATCTCGCCCGCACGTCGGGTGCCGCGGTGATTGCCGCAGATTACCGGCTGGCGCCCGAGGACCCAGCGCCGGCCGCACACGACGATGCACTCGCCGTCTACAAATGGGCATTGGCGCAGGGCTATGATCCGGCAGCGATCGCGCTGACCGGAGACAGTGCCGGGGGCAATCTCGCGCTTTCGGTCGCCGTCCGGGCGAAGAAGGAAGGTCTGCCGCAGCCCGGCGCGCTGGTGCTGATGTCACCTGCGCTTGATCTCGCAAGTGTGGGCGACTCCCATCATTCCGTGACCGACGCGCCGCTGCTCACACCGCAACTCATGGCGCTCTTCAATATTGTCTATGTCGGCACCGGGGACCGCAAGTCCGAACTGGTCACGCCCTTCTACAGCGATTTCACCGGCCTGCCGCCGACGCTCGTCCAGGTCGGGTCCTGGGAAATCCTGCGCGACGATTCCGTGACCGTTGTCGAGAGGCTCAGGGCCGCAGGCGTGTCCACCGAACTCAAGATCTTCGACGGCATGGTGCATTCCTGGCAGCTCTTCGCGCCGATGCTCGACGAGGGCATGCAGTCGATCGAGGAAGCCGGCGGCTTTCTTCGCAACCATCTGCGATCCGGCATGGAGCGACGGGTCGCTGTCTGA